A stretch of the Desulforamulus ferrireducens genome encodes the following:
- a CDS encoding chemotaxis protein CheW, translating into MANNLSSAQEEQVVVFQLMEQVYGVDINSVYEIIRMESITKIPRSPHFVEGVINLRGRIIPVIDLGLRFGLGQNERTQDSRIIIVEVSGQTIGMIVDSVQEVLRIPVNTIEPPPPVVNGVDAAYLRGIAILEERLIILLDQNKILLDEEKDQLMQANFGA; encoded by the coding sequence GTGGCTAACAATTTGTCCAGTGCCCAGGAAGAACAAGTTGTTGTGTTTCAACTGATGGAGCAGGTTTACGGTGTAGATATTAATTCCGTTTATGAAATTATTCGCATGGAAAGTATCACCAAAATCCCACGTTCACCACATTTTGTGGAGGGAGTAATTAATCTAAGGGGACGCATTATTCCGGTCATTGATCTTGGTTTGCGCTTTGGGCTGGGTCAAAATGAACGTACCCAGGACAGCCGAATTATCATTGTGGAAGTTTCCGGACAAACCATAGGTATGATTGTGGACTCCGTGCAGGAAGTGCTCAGGATACCTGTTAATACCATTGAGCCACCGCCGCCGGTGGTCAACGGTGTGGATGCCGCCTATTTAAGGGGCATTGCCATTCTAGAAGAAAGGTTAATTATCTTACTGGATCAAAACAAGATATTATTGGACGAAGAAAAGGATCAACTTATGCAGGCTAATTTTGGCGCCTAA
- a CDS encoding flagellar motor protein MotB, translating into MRRRGEEGGKPNHERWLITYSDLITLLLIFFVVMYTLSKIDANKYHAIASSLAKTMGGSQSIMDSGGPSLVPGADESKELESFLETAEQQSMEKIKRQIEEYVQGQGLAGKVTVTIEERGVVVSFQDMVLFPLGSDALNNSAKEIVDKIGAILQQTPNYIRVEGHTDNLPIRTSKFPSNWELSLARSATVVHRLIEFSDIPPDRLSATGYGEYRPRVPNDTDANRQQNRRVDIIVLRTKYQEVEPEAIIRSLSITTDKKE; encoded by the coding sequence ATGAGAAGAAGGGGCGAAGAGGGAGGAAAACCAAACCACGAGAGATGGTTAATTACCTACTCCGATTTAATTACCCTGCTATTAATCTTCTTTGTGGTGATGTATACTCTTAGTAAGATAGACGCCAATAAATACCATGCCATCGCCTCCTCCCTGGCCAAAACTATGGGTGGCAGTCAGAGCATTATGGACAGTGGTGGGCCTTCCCTGGTGCCTGGCGCGGATGAAAGTAAAGAGTTGGAGTCCTTCTTAGAAACCGCTGAACAACAAAGTATGGAGAAGATTAAAAGACAAATAGAAGAGTATGTCCAGGGGCAAGGTTTAGCCGGTAAAGTAACCGTAACCATTGAAGAAAGAGGGGTTGTGGTGAGCTTTCAAGATATGGTGCTTTTCCCTCTGGGCAGTGATGCCTTAAACAATTCCGCTAAAGAAATTGTCGATAAGATTGGGGCCATTCTCCAGCAAACCCCCAACTATATCCGGGTAGAAGGCCATACGGACAACCTGCCCATCCGTACCAGCAAGTTCCCGTCCAACTGGGAACTGTCACTGGCCCGTTCCGCCACAGTGGTACATCGGCTGATAGAATTTAGTGATATACCGCCGGATCGCCTTTCGGCCACCGGCTACGGGGAATACCGTCCGCGGGTGCCCAATGATACGGATGCAAACCGCCAACAAAACCGGCGGGTTGATATAATAGTTTTAAGAACCAAGTACCAAGAAGTAGAACCTGAAGCAATTATCAGGAGTTTATCCATAACTACAGACAAAAAGGAGTGA
- a CDS encoding flagellar motor protein, with translation MEIMTPLGLLIASFCLIGGFLLEGGHASALVAPSAFIIVFGGTIGATIIAFSTQEVLTIPTLIKTAVSKKVPDFQETINLIVELAEKARREGLLYLDSQLDNIDDLFLRKAMQLVVDGTDPEMVRSILETEVYSSYERHQVGVHIFESAGGYAPTMGIIGTVMGLVHVLGSLSDPDSLGPAIAMAFIATLYGVGSANVFWLPIGAKLKNLSKKELIRREMMIEGILALQAGYNPTIIRERLNAFIKPAQTKQSYGEEE, from the coding sequence TTGGAAATAATGACCCCTTTGGGTTTATTAATTGCAAGTTTTTGTCTAATTGGCGGATTTCTTTTGGAAGGTGGCCATGCCAGCGCTTTAGTGGCACCCAGTGCCTTTATAATTGTTTTTGGCGGCACCATTGGTGCCACAATAATTGCTTTTTCCACGCAGGAAGTATTAACAATTCCTACCCTAATTAAAACAGCGGTATCCAAAAAAGTGCCGGATTTTCAGGAGACCATAAACCTAATTGTCGAATTAGCGGAGAAAGCGCGGCGGGAAGGTTTACTTTATCTGGATAGCCAGTTAGATAATATTGATGATTTATTCTTGCGCAAAGCCATGCAACTGGTGGTTGACGGCACCGATCCTGAAATGGTGCGCAGTATTTTAGAAACCGAGGTTTATTCCTCCTACGAAAGACATCAAGTGGGTGTACATATTTTTGAATCAGCCGGTGGTTACGCTCCTACCATGGGTATTATCGGTACCGTTATGGGTTTGGTGCATGTGTTGGGTAGTTTGTCCGATCCAGACAGTCTGGGACCGGCCATTGCCATGGCCTTTATTGCCACCCTCTATGGTGTTGGTTCCGCCAACGTTTTTTGGTTGCCCATTGGCGCCAAATTAAAGAACCTAAGTAAAAAGGAGTTAATCAGGCGGGAAATGATGATAGAAGGCATTTTGGCTCTGCAAGCCGGCTATAACCCCACTATTATTAGAGAAAGACTTAATGCCTTTATCAAACCGGCCCAAACCAAACAATCCTACGGAGAGGAAGAATAG
- a CDS encoding 2-phosphosulfolactate phosphatase, translating into MKVFWWLIIRKGLVKNLIISLIPTAQDIIPESLNNKSAVMFDILRASSTISTALANGCQQVIPVLEVADAFALAKKLPENTYILGGERGAIKVPGFHLGNSPLEYTSQVVRGKTVILTTTNGTKATRLAAAGAGEVFIGSLLNTSAVANRLLARNRDVALVCAGTRGKFSLEDTLAAGMVVRELVYLWQAKGTKPLADAKQPAVTQEIYLDEVPLLEGENLVLEDAAVAALRLAECYGANPLRALYDSLHGQKLLQLGLEDDLAYCSQVDLFDVVPVYRDGKITLNP; encoded by the coding sequence ATGAAAGTATTTTGGTGGTTAATTATCCGGAAAGGTTTGGTGAAAAATTTGATCATCTCCCTTATACCCACAGCCCAAGATATAATCCCAGAGTCCCTTAATAATAAATCGGCAGTTATGTTCGATATCTTAAGGGCAAGTAGTACCATCTCCACCGCCCTGGCCAACGGTTGTCAGCAGGTCATTCCTGTGCTGGAAGTGGCTGATGCCTTTGCATTGGCCAAAAAGTTGCCAGAAAATACCTACATTTTAGGCGGTGAAAGGGGTGCTATCAAGGTACCTGGCTTTCACCTGGGCAACTCCCCTCTGGAGTATACCAGCCAGGTGGTGCGGGGAAAAACAGTTATCCTTACCACCACCAACGGGACCAAAGCTACCAGACTGGCGGCAGCTGGTGCCGGAGAGGTTTTCATTGGCAGTCTTTTAAATACCTCTGCTGTGGCCAACAGACTTTTGGCCAGGAACCGGGATGTGGCCTTAGTTTGCGCCGGCACCAGGGGTAAGTTTTCCCTGGAGGACACCTTGGCTGCGGGCATGGTGGTGCGGGAACTGGTCTATCTGTGGCAGGCTAAGGGCACTAAACCTTTAGCTGATGCAAAACAACCCGCTGTTACCCAGGAAATTTATTTGGACGAGGTGCCGCTGTTAGAAGGGGAAAACTTGGTCTTAGAGGACGCAGCGGTGGCTGCCCTGCGCTTGGCCGAATGTTATGGCGCCAACCCCCTCAGGGCTCTCTACGATTCTTTGCATGGCCAGAAATTATTGCAACTGGGGTTAGAGGATGATTTAGCCTATTGCTCGCAAGTAGATTTGTTTGATGTGGTGCCGGTATACCGAGACGGTAAAATCACCCTTAATCCATAG
- a CDS encoding YczE/YyaS/YitT family protein, with protein sequence MKKTIFHLLQLSWLMLGLFLFGLSIVLIIQAQLGISPWDVLHMGLTSYLPFTFGQIMIGTGLLCVLLAYPMGVKPSSGTILNMIFIGVFADIILNQGWIPAYDSYLVRLLYLFIGVMGCGFATGMYISARMGTGPRDSLMVGLHKITGWRIGVVRTAIELTVVGLGFLLGGPVGLGTVVFSLSIGWATEFSMHFFKYCGRQEWIIKHLGQLNPGLLQKNQT encoded by the coding sequence ATGAAAAAGACAATTTTTCATTTGCTCCAACTGTCCTGGTTAATGCTGGGTCTTTTTCTTTTTGGCCTGTCCATAGTCTTGATTATCCAGGCGCAGCTAGGGATTAGCCCCTGGGATGTTTTGCACATGGGCCTAACCAGTTATCTACCTTTTACCTTTGGCCAAATTATGATTGGTACCGGGTTACTTTGTGTCCTCCTGGCCTACCCCATGGGGGTTAAACCAAGTAGCGGCACCATTTTAAATATGATCTTTATCGGAGTATTTGCCGACATCATCCTCAACCAAGGCTGGATTCCCGCCTACGACTCCTACCTGGTGCGGCTCCTTTACCTCTTTATTGGGGTTATGGGCTGTGGTTTCGCCACCGGTATGTATATCTCGGCCAGAATGGGCACCGGACCGCGGGACAGCCTGATGGTAGGCCTTCATAAAATAACCGGCTGGCGCATTGGGGTGGTTAGAACAGCCATCGAATTAACGGTGGTTGGCCTGGGCTTTCTTCTGGGAGGGCCGGTGGGATTAGGGACAGTGGTTTTCTCCCTCAGCATTGGCTGGGCCACGGAATTTTCCATGCATTTCTTTAAGTACTGTGGACGTCAGGAATGGATTATTAAGCACCTGGGACAGTTAAATCCTGGTCTACTGCAAAAAAATCAAACATAA
- a CDS encoding GGDEF domain-containing protein: protein MEHPEMMNKYKELLKINEKLTQLHWIVAQVAGENDLNTMHNLILNGFMQIAEVPGCHFIILDDNGQPIHMVKRSINDNPFISCAAYQKILKHVNTIGLQDLFLPDTHFCRDCQGECGLAMLQILPLYNKHGNPLAVLLAQHQNHPKKSEETQMILELFTIQVSLALENAMLNKKFENLSITDALTGLYNHRYFAERLQKEINLCSFMPKQLCLIMLDVDRFKNYNDSFGHPAGDQVLKIMSRIFIKNIGPKDVVARYGGEEFAFILPDTTLQESIYRAEKIRFAVENTEFPYRPVTASLGIAHYPAHTLQINELLQLADKALYQAKAAGRNRVVVASEIVDGS, encoded by the coding sequence TTGGAACACCCGGAAATGATGAATAAATATAAAGAGTTGTTAAAAATTAACGAAAAACTTACCCAGTTGCATTGGATTGTGGCACAGGTGGCTGGGGAGAACGACCTCAATACTATGCACAATTTAATCCTTAATGGCTTTATGCAAATCGCGGAAGTTCCTGGTTGTCATTTTATCATCTTGGACGATAATGGTCAGCCCATTCACATGGTGAAAAGAAGCATTAATGATAACCCCTTTATTTCTTGTGCGGCCTATCAAAAGATTCTTAAACATGTTAATACCATTGGCCTGCAGGATTTGTTTTTACCCGATACCCACTTTTGCAGGGATTGCCAGGGGGAATGCGGCTTAGCTATGTTGCAGATACTTCCCCTCTATAATAAGCATGGCAATCCCCTGGCAGTGCTGTTAGCCCAACACCAAAACCATCCTAAAAAAAGTGAAGAAACCCAAATGATTTTGGAGTTATTCACCATTCAGGTAAGTTTGGCGTTAGAAAATGCTATGTTAAATAAAAAATTTGAGAACCTTTCCATCACCGATGCGCTAACTGGATTATATAATCACCGTTATTTTGCTGAAAGGTTGCAAAAGGAAATAAACCTGTGCAGTTTTATGCCCAAACAGCTTTGTTTAATCATGCTGGATGTGGATAGGTTTAAAAATTACAACGACAGCTTTGGTCATCCAGCGGGTGATCAAGTATTAAAAATCATGAGTAGGATCTTTATCAAAAACATTGGTCCTAAAGATGTGGTAGCCCGCTATGGCGGAGAGGAATTCGCTTTTATTCTGCCTGATACCACTCTCCAGGAGAGTATTTACCGGGCTGAAAAAATCCGCTTTGCCGTGGAAAATACCGAGTTTCCTTACCGCCCGGTAACAGCTTCCCTGGGCATTGCTCACTACCCGGCGCACACTCTGCAAATCAATGAACTGTTGCAGTTAGCTGATAAAGCCCTGTATCAGGCCAAAGCCGCCGGTCGCAATCGGGTGGTGGTGGCATCGGAGATTGTGGACGGCTCTTGA
- a CDS encoding ABC transporter ATP-binding protein → MSTLVHISNLTKYFPINSGMLGKEAGQVKAVDGLSFDIRQGETLGLVGESGCGKSTTGRLILRLLEPTAGVVEFEGKNVFEATAAEMRALRKDMQIIFQDPYASLNPRMSVGDIIAEPIKLYKLAQGPEIQKKVEYLLSCVGLATYHARRYPHEFSGGQRQRVGIARALALNPKLIICDEPVSALDVSIQSQVLNLLKDLQQEFGLTYLFIAHGLNVVKHVSNRIGVMYLGKMVELAGDEELYQNPLHPYTKALLSAVPIPDPRVKKERIILSGDVPSPVNPPQGCRFHTRCYCAQDICRHQEPIFKRIKPGHWVACHLVESEV, encoded by the coding sequence ATGTCTACGTTGGTGCATATTAGTAACCTGACAAAATATTTTCCCATCAACAGTGGCATGCTGGGCAAAGAGGCTGGCCAGGTGAAGGCCGTGGATGGTCTAAGCTTTGACATCCGTCAAGGGGAGACCCTGGGCTTGGTGGGAGAGAGCGGCTGTGGCAAGTCCACCACCGGACGCTTGATTTTAAGACTTTTGGAACCCACCGCCGGGGTGGTGGAGTTTGAGGGGAAAAATGTCTTTGAGGCTACTGCTGCGGAAATGCGAGCGCTGCGTAAGGATATGCAAATTATCTTTCAGGATCCCTATGCTTCACTAAACCCTCGTATGTCCGTGGGAGATATCATCGCTGAACCTATTAAACTGTATAAACTGGCCCAAGGGCCGGAAATACAAAAGAAAGTTGAGTATTTGCTCTCCTGTGTGGGATTGGCAACTTACCACGCCAGGCGCTATCCCCATGAATTCAGCGGCGGGCAAAGACAAAGGGTAGGTATCGCCAGGGCATTGGCCCTCAATCCCAAGCTGATTATTTGTGATGAGCCTGTATCGGCCTTAGACGTGTCTATCCAGTCTCAGGTGCTTAATCTATTAAAGGATCTACAGCAGGAATTTGGGCTGACCTATTTATTTATTGCTCACGGACTTAATGTTGTCAAACATGTTAGTAACCGTATTGGCGTGATGTATCTGGGTAAAATGGTGGAACTGGCCGGGGATGAAGAACTATACCAAAACCCGCTGCATCCCTACACCAAAGCGCTGCTTTCAGCTGTGCCCATTCCAGACCCAAGGGTGAAAAAAGAGCGGATTATCCTGAGTGGTGACGTACCCAGCCCGGTAAACCCACCCCAGGGCTGTCGCTTCCATACCCGTTGCTACTGTGCTCAGGATATCTGCCGACATCAAGAACCAATTTTTAAACGTATTAAACCCGGGCACTGGGTGGCCTGCCACCTGGTAGAGTCGGAAGTATAG
- a CDS encoding ABC transporter ATP-binding protein translates to MSSQTLLQVKDLKTHFFLEDGVVPAVDGVSFHLNRGETLAVVGESGSGKSITATSIMRLIPNPPGRIVGGEILYNGQDLLKKTEKEMRDIRGNRISMIFQEPMTSLNPVFRVGHQISESLMIHQGLNKKDALEKSIEMLRLTGIPSPEKRVHDFPHQMSGGMRQRVMIAMALCCRPELLIADEPTTALDVTIQAQILDLMLELKEQMGTAIIMITHDLAVVAEVADRAVVMYCGKLVEEAPVLELFDEPLHPYTRGLLKSIPHINSKQEKLYMIEGMVPPLTNLPVGCAFAPRCPEATPRCHVERPVLREISPGRRVSCWLYEGGKL, encoded by the coding sequence ATGTCATCACAAACACTATTACAAGTAAAGGATTTAAAGACCCACTTTTTCCTGGAGGATGGTGTGGTACCCGCGGTGGATGGTGTGAGTTTTCACCTTAATAGGGGTGAAACTCTGGCAGTGGTGGGAGAGTCTGGCAGTGGCAAGAGCATTACCGCCACATCCATTATGCGCCTTATTCCCAATCCCCCGGGACGTATTGTGGGGGGAGAAATACTGTACAATGGGCAGGATCTCCTCAAGAAGACGGAAAAGGAAATGCGAGATATTCGGGGCAACCGAATCTCTATGATTTTCCAGGAGCCCATGACCAGCCTTAACCCGGTCTTTCGGGTGGGGCATCAGATTTCCGAATCTCTGATGATTCACCAGGGATTAAATAAAAAGGATGCTTTGGAAAAGAGCATCGAGATGCTGCGGTTAACCGGTATTCCTTCACCGGAAAAAAGAGTGCACGACTTTCCCCACCAAATGAGTGGGGGTATGCGCCAAAGGGTGATGATCGCCATGGCCCTGTGCTGCCGCCCGGAATTACTCATCGCAGATGAGCCGACCACCGCCCTGGATGTGACCATCCAGGCCCAAATCCTTGATCTCATGTTGGAACTAAAGGAACAAATGGGTACGGCCATTATTATGATTACCCACGATTTAGCTGTGGTGGCAGAGGTGGCGGACCGGGCGGTGGTGATGTACTGCGGTAAGCTGGTGGAAGAAGCACCGGTGCTGGAACTTTTTGACGAACCATTGCATCCCTACACCAGAGGGCTGCTGAAATCCATTCCCCATATCAACAGTAAGCAGGAAAAACTATATATGATTGAGGGTATGGTGCCCCCCTTAACCAACCTGCCGGTGGGTTGTGCCTTTGCTCCCCGTTGTCCGGAGGCTACGCCCCGCTGCCATGTGGAGCGGCCTGTGCTGAGGGAAATATCGCCCGGCCGCCGCGTGAGCTGCTGGCTCTACGAAGGGGGTAAGCTATAA
- the nikC gene encoding nickel transporter permease yields the protein MQQVQASASVAESAEQAYSPVADFWRRLRKNRLAMVSLVFLLALTFVAIFAPLVAPYDPYYSEMPKALAGPSGEHLLGNDELGRDILSRIIYGARISLKVGLIAVGIALSVGMVVGSLAGYYGGRIDIIIMRFMDIMLAFPSILLAIALMAVLGRGVENAIIAIGIVSIPEYARIVRGSVLSVKENEYVQAARAIGNNDLQIIFKHILPNVMAPIIVRATLGISTAILETAALGFLGLGVVPPYAEWGTMLGSGRSYMFNAPHLVFFPGIAITLTVMAFNLFGDGLRDALDPRLRR from the coding sequence ATGCAGCAAGTTCAAGCATCCGCCTCTGTTGCAGAGTCTGCGGAGCAGGCCTATTCTCCGGTGGCCGATTTTTGGCGCCGATTACGTAAGAACAGACTGGCCATGGTCAGTTTGGTATTTTTGCTTGCCCTGACCTTTGTGGCCATTTTTGCCCCCCTGGTTGCCCCCTATGACCCCTACTACAGTGAAATGCCTAAGGCCCTGGCCGGGCCCAGCGGCGAACATCTATTGGGCAACGATGAATTAGGCCGGGATATTCTTAGCCGTATTATCTACGGGGCCAGAATCTCCCTCAAAGTTGGTCTTATTGCCGTGGGCATAGCCCTATCGGTGGGCATGGTGGTTGGTTCCCTGGCCGGTTACTACGGCGGCCGCATCGATATTATCATTATGCGCTTCATGGATATCATGCTGGCCTTCCCGTCTATTTTGTTGGCCATAGCCTTGATGGCGGTGTTGGGCCGGGGGGTAGAAAACGCCATTATTGCCATTGGAATTGTGTCCATACCTGAATATGCCCGGATTGTGCGAGGTTCCGTGTTATCCGTGAAGGAAAACGAATATGTCCAGGCTGCCCGGGCCATCGGTAATAACGATTTGCAAATTATCTTTAAACATATCCTGCCCAACGTCATGGCTCCCATTATTGTGCGGGCCACCCTGGGTATCTCCACTGCCATTTTGGAAACCGCGGCACTGGGATTCTTAGGCCTGGGAGTTGTACCACCCTATGCCGAATGGGGTACCATGTTGGGTAGTGGACGTAGCTATATGTTTAATGCACCGCATCTGGTGTTCTTCCCTGGTATCGCCATTACCCTCACTGTTATGGCCTTTAACCTGTTTGGGGACGGCCTCAGGGATGCGCTGGATCCGCGGTTGCGCCGCTAG
- a CDS encoding ABC transporter permease, whose translation MLKYIIKRLLLLIPVLFGVSLFVFLVLHLFTADPAAMMLGQHATAEQVAALREELGFNKPLYVQFGIFLSQILQGDFGMSLMTRSPVTEELLTRFPATIELAFAAMLIATVVGVTVGVISAVKQYSIFDYLSMVGALLGVSMPIFWLGLMLIILFSVTLGWLPVSGRIAVGMEPSTITNFYLIDSILTGNWEAFKSAVSHLVLPAVALASYSMAIIARMTRSTMLEVIRQDYIRTARSKGLVESVVIFKHALRNALIPVITVIGLQMGSLLGGAVLTETVFSWPGIGSFIVNAILAGDFPVVQGGVIMVATVFVVVNLIVDILYAYLDPRIKYS comes from the coding sequence ATGCTGAAGTATATCATTAAAAGGCTATTGCTGCTTATCCCGGTGCTCTTTGGGGTTAGCCTGTTTGTCTTTTTAGTACTGCACCTTTTCACGGCTGATCCGGCGGCCATGATGCTGGGCCAGCACGCTACCGCAGAACAGGTTGCTGCCCTGAGAGAAGAACTGGGCTTTAACAAACCTTTATATGTTCAATTTGGCATATTTTTGAGCCAGATTTTGCAAGGGGATTTTGGTATGTCCCTGATGACCCGTTCGCCTGTTACCGAGGAATTATTGACTCGCTTCCCGGCCACCATTGAACTGGCCTTTGCGGCTATGCTCATTGCCACTGTGGTAGGTGTGACAGTAGGTGTAATCTCTGCTGTCAAGCAGTACTCCATTTTCGACTACCTGAGCATGGTAGGTGCTCTGTTGGGTGTTTCCATGCCCATCTTCTGGCTAGGCCTTATGCTAATTATCCTATTCTCTGTCACCCTTGGCTGGCTGCCAGTGTCAGGTCGTATCGCGGTGGGTATGGAACCGTCCACCATTACTAATTTTTACCTGATCGATAGTATACTCACCGGCAACTGGGAAGCCTTTAAGTCGGCGGTTAGCCATTTAGTTTTACCAGCAGTGGCCCTGGCTTCCTATTCCATGGCTATTATTGCCCGGATGACCCGCTCCACCATGCTGGAGGTAATTCGCCAGGATTACATTCGTACCGCTCGTTCCAAAGGGCTGGTGGAGTCTGTGGTAATCTTTAAACACGCCCTGCGCAATGCTTTGATTCCGGTGATTACTGTTATTGGCTTGCAAATGGGCTCTTTGCTGGGTGGTGCGGTATTAACAGAAACGGTATTTTCCTGGCCGGGCATTGGTAGTTTTATTGTCAATGCCATCCTGGCCGGCGACTTCCCGGTGGTGCAAGGCGGCGTGATCATGGTAGCCACGGTGTTTGTAGTGGTGAATCTGATTGTGGATATTCTCTACGCTTACCTTGATCCGAGGATTAAGTACTCCTAA
- a CDS encoding ABC transporter substrate-binding protein — protein MLRRKSLLLLMLVSLLALALVGCGGGDKEKAADNTKPKVFVFAQGSDPRGLDPAFVDDGESANPIVNIYDGLVRYKAGSTEIEPALATEWSSSPDGKEWTFKLRQGVKFHDGTPFNADAVVFSVNRQLPPQRTDDMPYASFTFGPVEKVEKVDDYTVKFILSEPYAPFLANLAMALAAPIVSPAAVEKYGDRFIENPVGTGPFKFVEWKKGQQIVLEANKEYWDGAPKLDKLVYKFIKENSVRASELRTGSIQAMNGVDPNDVKMLEEAGLNVIKNPGMNINYLAFFTNKKPFDDPKVRLAVSHAINRENLINFLYQGLAELPNSMLPSFMPGHDKSLQAPEYNPEKAKQLLAEAGYANGLKVTLLTYSTVRPYNPVGGDKLAAAIQADLRKVGIEVEIKTYPWKEYKEIYTPEVVEAGDFMLYGWIGDNGDPDNFLSLLETKEIKSTLNAAKYSNKQVDELLVKARTAQNQEERNAYYSELQKIVQAEAPWVFLGHSKDMAAVSKNVEGFDLHPVGVIYFHKVDIK, from the coding sequence ATGTTACGTAGGAAGAGTCTTTTGTTGCTAATGCTGGTATCTTTACTGGCACTGGCCCTGGTTGGCTGCGGCGGTGGTGACAAAGAAAAGGCCGCTGACAACACCAAACCCAAAGTTTTTGTTTTTGCCCAAGGCTCTGATCCCAGAGGCTTAGATCCTGCCTTTGTGGATGATGGCGAATCTGCCAACCCCATTGTTAATATTTATGATGGACTTGTACGTTATAAAGCCGGCAGTACCGAAATTGAACCAGCACTGGCAACCGAGTGGAGTTCCTCCCCGGATGGCAAGGAATGGACCTTTAAGCTGCGCCAAGGCGTAAAATTCCATGATGGTACCCCCTTTAACGCCGATGCAGTGGTCTTTAGTGTTAACCGTCAATTACCTCCCCAACGTACCGATGATATGCCCTATGCTTCCTTCACCTTTGGTCCGGTAGAAAAGGTAGAGAAGGTTGACGATTATACCGTTAAGTTTATTTTAAGTGAGCCTTATGCTCCTTTCCTGGCTAACTTAGCCATGGCACTGGCTGCTCCCATTGTTAGCCCCGCTGCTGTTGAAAAATATGGCGATAGGTTTATTGAAAATCCTGTAGGTACCGGTCCCTTCAAGTTTGTGGAATGGAAGAAGGGCCAGCAAATTGTGCTGGAAGCCAACAAAGAGTATTGGGATGGTGCTCCCAAGCTGGACAAGCTGGTATACAAATTTATTAAAGAAAACTCTGTGCGTGCCAGTGAGTTAAGAACCGGTTCTATCCAGGCTATGAACGGTGTGGACCCTAACGATGTCAAGATGCTGGAAGAAGCTGGACTTAACGTTATCAAAAACCCTGGTATGAACATTAACTATCTGGCTTTCTTTACCAACAAGAAGCCCTTTGATGATCCCAAAGTACGTCTGGCCGTAAGCCATGCCATTAACCGTGAAAACTTAATTAACTTCCTGTATCAGGGCTTGGCCGAACTACCCAACAGTATGCTGCCTTCCTTTATGCCAGGTCATGATAAGAGCCTGCAAGCTCCTGAGTATAACCCTGAAAAAGCCAAGCAACTGCTGGCGGAAGCCGGTTATGCCAATGGTTTAAAAGTAACCCTGCTTACCTATTCCACCGTTCGTCCTTACAACCCGGTTGGTGGTGATAAACTGGCTGCCGCCATTCAGGCTGACCTGCGTAAAGTAGGTATTGAAGTTGAAATTAAGACTTATCCCTGGAAAGAGTACAAAGAAATTTACACCCCTGAGGTTGTTGAAGCCGGTGACTTCATGCTTTATGGTTGGATCGGTGACAACGGTGACCCGGATAACTTCTTATCCCTGTTGGAAACCAAGGAAATTAAGAGCACTCTGAACGCTGCTAAATACTCCAATAAGCAGGTTGACGAACTGCTGGTGAAGGCACGTACTGCTCAGAACCAAGAAGAGCGTAACGCTTACTACAGCGAACTGCAAAAGATTGTACAAGCTGAAGCTCCTTGGGTATTCCTGGGCCACAGCAAAGACATGGCTGCGGTAAGTAAGAACGTAGAAGGCTTCGACCTGCACCCCGTAGGTGTTATTTACTTCCATAAAGTGGATATTAAGTAG
- a CDS encoding DUF1540 domain-containing protein, giving the protein MPNIKCTVTECAYNSNVMCDAPMIQVNHSQSEQSSTSEETQCDTFKPKS; this is encoded by the coding sequence ATGCCTAACATTAAATGCACCGTTACTGAGTGTGCTTATAACTCCAACGTTATGTGTGACGCACCAATGATTCAGGTGAATCATAGCCAATCCGAGCAGTCCAGCACCTCTGAAGAAACTCAATGCGATACCTTTAAGCCGAAATCATAA